The Gemmatimonadota bacterium sequence TTTGCACAATATAAAGAGATAACTGACCGACAAGGGCTACGCATGCTGGGCGAAGCGTAGAGAAGTTGAAGAACTGCACAGCAGGTCATCCCTCGCTCGATAGGCTCAAAATGATCGCCAATCATTCAATATATTGAGGATTGTTGCAAATGTTATTAAAAAAAGGGCTTTTGTTTACTATCACCCTTGCATTACTGGCTTTCGCGGGTCAAGCCTCTGCTGGCCCCAATGCCAATGCGACGGTGTCGCTTGATCTGATCTCCGATGGTGGAGCAGGTAATCAAATAGATAATCGCGTTACTTCAGGCACAGTCTCTGGACAGGGCACAAAAATTGCCGTTGAAGTCTTCGCAAAAGGTGTGACCACACCTCTCGCTGGTATAGTCATCATATTTGAATTTGATGCTTCTGTTTTGAAACTTGATAAAGTCGAGAACAGTGCGTTTCCGTTTGCTATTCCAGAACCGACGGGCGTAAATTTCGCAACGACTACACCTGTCACATTGCCATCGTCTGGTTTTATAGGACGCGCCGAGTTTTCTACCGTAGCAGATATTACGGGTAAAGAGTTTACGCTTGGCATTAAGGCGGTGACACTCGCTCAGAGCTCGGCATCGAGCGATGTAATCACAACGACAAATGTCATATCGTTTAACGAGCCTACAAGTGGCGAATTTGCCGGCATGCAACTCCACCTCGACACACAAATTGAAACACCCGCTGCACAAAACAACGCGCTAACCATTCCCGAACAAAAAGCTGGCGATACAATTCAACTTCAACTCTTTGTTCCAATGGCCGCAGGCAAACAAACCTATGGTTACGAAATAGAACTCGATCTGCCAGGCAAGACATTTTCCAACTACATCGGTAGTATATCGGGCAAGGATTTTACCGATGCAGCCCTATTCCCAACACCGGGTAGTCCTATCCTGTCTGCGCTATTGCTCTCTACCCCTGCTGTGCCTGCCACTGGTTATCTCGGTCAGATTGACTTGCAAGTGACCAATACCCTTGAAGCAGAGACAACGCTCATCGTCAAAACCGCTTCAATGGCAGATCTCAATAGGCACCAGGACCCCTTAGATGTGTCCAACGCCATGATCTCTATCCATATTTCTTATCCGGGCGATTTCGATGGCGACCGCGATGTTGACTTTTCCGATTATCTCACCTTCATTAGCGTATTCGGATTATCGTCATCGGATGCCAATTACGATGCCCGTATGGATATGAACGACGATGGTATCATTAACTTTGCGGATTTTCTCATCTTTGCTGGCGTTTTTGGCACTACACACTCATAGCCACCATCTACATTACAGGGAACAAATCTACGATGCAGAACAAAGGGAAAGACGCAAAATGAACATCTCGCTCACATCAACAGAGCAAAGCTCTGGTGAACTGGCAAAAGACAAATTGGCAAATGCGATAGAGGCAATACGGCACGACGGCTATGTCATCATCGAGCAGGTGGTGGATCACGCGATCCTCGACGCCCTCAAAACGCGCATGGATGAAGACTCTGCAAAACTGATTGAAGCACAAAAATGGGGTGGCGCAGGTGGCGTACAGGGTCATTTACAGCAAGGACCCCCACCATTTGACCCATACCTATCCCCGGACATCCTCGCCAATCCCTATGCCGTTCAGATCTCACGAGAAATGCTGGGAACAGAATTTTACTGCTGCTTTTACAACGGGAACACCAATACCCCAAACAGCACCTTCCAACCCCTTCATGCTGACGGCGTTCACCTCTGGGGAGAGCAAAACCGCCCCCATCCAGCAACCCAACTCATCATCAACATCTTTCCCCAGGACACATCTGACAAAAACGGATCGACACAAATCTGGCCAGGCTCACACCTCGACATGCGCCCGGTAACAGACGAAACAGAAGCCGACCGTCGCTCCTTTTCACCACCCATTCAGGCCACCTTGCAAAAAGGCGACATCCTGATCCGCGATTCGCGCCTCTGGCATCGCGGCGTACCAA is a genomic window containing:
- a CDS encoding phytanoyl-CoA dioxygenase family protein; the encoded protein is MNISLTSTEQSSGELAKDKLANAIEAIRHDGYVIIEQVVDHAILDALKTRMDEDSAKLIEAQKWGGAGGVQGHLQQGPPPFDPYLSPDILANPYAVQISREMLGTEFYCCFYNGNTNTPNSTFQPLHADGVHLWGEQNRPHPATQLIINIFPQDTSDKNGSTQIWPGSHLDMRPVTDETEADRRSFSPPIQATLQKGDILIRDSRLWHRGVPNPSDHNRHMIAVVYNIGWLVRRRTLFFDKSSEKIFKASGVDPNAKFIAPPFEYLFEMACQKIENDPMRGV